The following are encoded together in the Azospirillum lipoferum 4B genome:
- a CDS encoding type II toxin-antitoxin system ParD family antitoxin, with translation MNVSLTPELERRIEERVASGLYGSASEVMREALRLYFRIDDANGRALERLNRDIGDAIGQLDRGEGIAPDEARRLSKERIAARRQAKGGPEQR, from the coding sequence ATGAACGTATCCCTTACCCCCGAACTGGAACGGCGGATCGAAGAGCGCGTGGCAAGCGGCCTGTACGGTTCGGCCAGCGAGGTGATGCGCGAGGCGCTGCGCCTGTATTTCCGCATCGACGATGCCAATGGGCGTGCGTTGGAGCGGCTGAACCGGGACATCGGCGACGCCATCGGCCAGTTGGACCGCGGAGAGGGGATCGCCCCGGATGAGGCCCGGCGCCTGTCGAAGGAGCGGATTGCCGCGCGCCGGCAGGCAAAGGGCGGTCCGGAGCAGCGGTGA